From the genome of Athalia rosae chromosome 3, iyAthRosa1.1, whole genome shotgun sequence:
ttatacgcaGGTCCGACTAAACCTCCGTCCGGACGACCGTTCGAGGCTTTaactataaataataattgggaTACTCTCGCGCGTTACGCGTCagggtaggagaaaaaaataaaaaaaaaaaaattgagcattcgaaaatttaaaCGGGACGATACGAATACCGTAAATGAAGCTTGGGATTTTTTTGCGCGGGTTACTTTTGTTGCTTCAATTCACTTTTAACGTCGGCCCCAATCGGACCCCTTCACGTTCACCGAGATATCACAATTATGCGTGTTGCACGGATCGGCGTTTGTAGATAAAAAGTTGTACGGAACAATAGCAACGTCgctggaaaaaaagataaacttCCACCGTCACTTTGTCGAATTGATATTCTTGAGAATTTACATGTACCCGCATCACTCGCGGGGTTGTTTTATAATGGCGGCGTACCAAGCGGCCAATTTCAACCGTTTCCAAACAAACAAACCTCTTCGGGTTAATGGTCTGTCTGCCGTAGCGAGTCGagcgttttatttcattcctttttcgcGAAACTCGCGTACGGTATCATCTCGGCTCTCTTCGCAACGGGACGGGTTGCGCGGATATCTTCGTAtggtttttcgttattctttcCGAAATGAAGACCAAAAAACCCTCTGAATacggtaaatgaaaaaaaaaaaaggaataaattgTGGTCGTCGGCCGCGGACGACGCGAGATTCGAGTTTCACCTACCGACGACACGATGTTTACGGCTTATtgcagaggggaaaaaaaaaaaagaaaaatttatttaatccACCTACTCCGGGTCGAAGGATCTGCGAGACGATATAACACGCTTATTACGTAATCCAGGTCGGTTCCTCGTATTATTCAAACGTATACACACCTAGGTACGTCGTGACCCGTGCACGAGGGTTCTGTTCTCTAGTTGAAatgtgataaattattatatatcccGAAGCCCGGCTCTCTCCGTATCGTTGAGATACGACGTAAACGGAAGGGTTGAAAACTGTTTGAATTTCcaccgaaattattttcataattcactgaaatttttcacccacccccgccccacccccgccccgtTCACGACTCGCGTTtctaaatgaatttttatttctcgtgcGTTACGGAAAAACCGGCGAGcgtttgtacaatttttaaattacattAACCTGCCGGCGTATCGGGTATAATACGATGCAtaattgaagtgaaaaaataatctcgaGCAGCGTAAACTGCGGCTagctaataaattttttttttgaaattcatatcAAACTGTTGCAGTAACAGGAATAATTAGCTCGTTACCGCAAACTACTGAACTCCATCCACCTCCACAATGGGGTAACAAAACTTTTAACCACCCAGATGCATCTGCATAGCTACAAAGTATAAATGCATACACGCGCGTTCCACTTACACTCGTAATTTAAATACACCCCGCGAGTCTCGCTCTGTTTGACTTTCTGTTTGAAATTCTATTCCCCTATTTGTCGTTGGAACTGGCTAGAACGTTCCTGATTTACTACGTCtccttctctttgttttttttttccttttcctttttttttcttttttttttgtttttgtttcgtttatttcaattttttgtcccAGTCACCCCAAACCAAGCCCCGCAAATTCTGTGTGTTTGAATAGTAAAATATCCCTCGGCCGTTTCGAGCCAGCCGCACGTATCCGCGGAGCAAAAAGTATAGCAAAATTGAAAGTGGAAACAGAAGTAATTAATTAGCGAGAGTGTAGTTCGCAGCTTTTCGTTTACAATATTTTGACAGTCGTTGATTTTACAACCGTGCACATTTGCGTATTTTGTCCAGAGAGTCGTTCGCAATTCTACGTGTATATTACTTAATTATCTCGATATCCTCCGCCACGATAtcggagtatttttttttcgccgcagGTTGGTTTTCAAtcaacgggaaaaaaaaaaaaaaaaaaaaaaaaacacgaggtGGAAAAGTTTCAGTTCGGTAGTCGAAATATATGAACGAAACGTGGAATAAagtccaatttttcaaatgaaatatcgtATCGTCGAGCGTAACGGTGATTCGAAAGTTTTTGACTTCATTTTCACGGTGTGccgaagaatgataaaaactCTGTTCGTCACAGATTCGATGCTATAGAATCAATCGATTAACTAACAAAAATGTCCACGGTTTGATCATCCCACGTAATTACGAGGGGGTTCCGCCCGGGCCGCGAGGCTTTCGGGACGCGAACAGAATCTCCAGCGTCCGTATCACAATTGGTAGTTGTCGCGTGTACGCTGGTGGACCTTCGACGGTTCGTCGTCATCGCCGACGGAAGCGACGAGACGCGCTTCTCCGTCGAACGAGCGTTTGCGGTCGCCAAAGCGTCAACCACTCCGGATACCCGGGATTCTGCAGGGTCCTCCGAATCGTACGCATAGCTCTTCGGACGCCGCGTCGACGTCTGCGAGTTCAGCTGTCTCCGATTCGGTACGCGTACGAGGAAATCGTAGAAGCGCATGCATTCGTGGGAACCGACGAACCGCGGTAACGTTACCTCCTCGCGTTCTCCGGCGGCAAATCGAACCTCCGAAtgatcgattcgattcggtATCCTCGTTACTCACCATTACCAATTACCAATTACTAATTACCCTCCCGTTGTTTCGCGCACCTCCTTACGGCGGCAGGTTCGATTGAATTAAAGTTAATTATAACCGAGGatcgttggaaaataattccgTCGATCGCGTtggttggaataatttttcatctttccaactacttttctttcccttcggtattttctctttttccgctCACCAGTGTGACTCGGATATCACCGTCAATTCCAACCGGGTTCGCTCCATTGTCTCGTTAAGCTGAGTATTGTACAGGTAAACGCACTTTGAATAACCACGTAGAGTCGAAATATAATTCGTATTGTTGTACAACGAGAGAGTATCACGTGTATTTGacacctttgaaaaatttattgaattcgGAACTCACCGTCGTAGGTCGAATAGGCTACCATGATATCGGCGTAAGCAGGGATGCTGTAGCTCGCAGCTACGCTGTCAGTTTCGTGAGATACTCTCACACCCTGATCGAGACGGGATCCCCGACAAGcctggaaaacaaaaaaaaacgaaaaaaacgaaaaaatcgaccAACCGTGAAATAATCGTTAAACGATTTGTGACTTTCTGAACAGGAATCGAGGgccgagcgagagagaaaaaaaaatatatattcaaagtCTGGCTTTTCAATTACTTGGGAGGGGGGGGTAAACGGTGCCCGGGGAACATTTTTCAATACCTATATTATTTCTTCCCCTCCGCAAGACGGATACTTTTCCCCCGTTAACTTTTCCCTCGAGGATCGTCGTGTGGCCTGTATacttatacacatacatatacacatccAACAGACTTTCTTTATTCCCACATGTTACGTAACTCACCGCGTGCAAACctcttcttacttttttaatatattttttcttttttttccctcctctcccGCTACCtccattttcattctaattttatttcgtcgtgTAGGTACGGTTGTCGACATGCGAGGTTCCTCGCGACCTCTGACCTCGTTCGCTTGGACAGAATATTCAGCTCtccgaatattttctcatgTAATTTTACGGatgtgtgtaggtataatttatttttctaccgatagaaagaaaaaactgtgccagaaaaaaaaaataaataaataaataaataaagaaataaaactagacgtgaaatgaatcgaaaaattttcattgaaaaccGCACGTACAATGACgaggaagaaagaggagacacgaaaaaaaaaagaaaagaacgtgGAAGAGCGAAGCTTCGGCCTTGCAGAACtgcttttgaaaaacttttttacgTAAGCTAATATAATACGGTGGGTGGTTGGGTGCAGCTTCTTTTTAAAATACGCGCTCGGCTTACCGAACCCCATGCGGCGTGCGGAATAACGAGGAGgttaatcgatgaattttacgAAAAGAAATTCGTAACGTCCGCTGTAAGCTAGGGCGTCGCGGTggaaaaatgacgagcgaacgaaatgaaaaacaaaattctttttcttcgtagttttttttctttctttttctcttctttctttgttcCCTTGGAAAAAATGAGCGGATAATTAAACTTCGGAGCAAACGGTCGAGGGATGAAATAACGAAAGACCAACATCGTTGTTATAATTATGCGCATACTTCGAATTAtcgtaacaattatttttcaaggaatttgatctcgatgttatttttttggtttttttctgttcgagTGTTCGGGTATTCGGGCACGTAACTCGGACTCGGTTATGCTACGCGAGATTAATTACCGTTGGACCGTATATATTATCGGCTTACTTGAATGAAGAAGAGCTTAGGCTTTCCTGCAAGGGTTGGACACTGATCTCCGGTGAAATAATTCCATAATTTATCAACCGCGTACAGTTCATCGTTCGAATGTAGAAGACCAGATTCTCCGTGGGACATCGCGGCCACTAGAAGGCAATCGGCATCGGTGTGGTCCTCTGCAGCCACTGAAATTAACGTGCTAATTAATTCGGTGGGCCAACTGATAATGCACTCTCCCGTTTATGGTAatggcgggcgggcgggcgggcggagACCACCCGGTAACGGGAAACTGGCACGGTCTGACCGGTACCGGTGAATTCGACGCTGAATAGacgatacgtacacacgcgcacacgcgcgcacacacagaCGTATCGGAGCGGTGCACTTCATTGCTCTGTGCAGGTAGAAATCCACCCGGTAGCAACAGTCGTTACTTTGTTCCAGCAAACGTTAACCCGCGGTATCAACGTTATTCGGCGAATTCGAATATCTCCCTATCTCCGTAACGTACGAAGGTTGTAGAGGTGTATCGCCCACCGTACGTCATAACGCAGTTGATTCCGTTGTGCATTTTGCATAGGGAAATGGTTATCGCGCTACCGACTCCCGCACAGTCGCGAAACGTGGCTTTTCGCAGAGTCTCCGAGGACTCCATGGAATAGTGAAATTTTCGCGAAGGATCAACCCCCAAATTTTCGTTGACGCGAAAAGAACGAGTGGCGAGTGAtggatggattttttttttctttggaaatatgaaatttctcgaatcgTCAAAAGACGGTGGAAATTTCGCGGTGGTTTCGAAAATCGTTTATCCCTCGCGTCTGCGGTACGCCCTCCCCTTCACGCGTTACAGCTAGTATTTCTCATCTGGATAATAGTCGAGCGTTGATTGCGTCTACCCGTAACGGTAATCATTTCGGCGAATTTCAATGATTCTTATTCATTAATCAAAACTGAACACCCCTTCAGAGGCAGTCACCTCGTTACCAACCCTTACACGGTACTAAACGTCCGTGTAATTATACCATGGTAACTTTGCTGTACTCCGACCGCCATGAATAAAGCACACACCGGGGGCATTTAACTTTGGCGATAAAATGTGCCAACGGTAGTTATGATTTGATATTCTACGCGATTAAACCGCGCACAACCAGAAACTTGATATTGTGCCCTCGGTGGACGGAGTCGTTTGACGTGAACGCAAACGATGAGATATCACTCGAATTAACTGTAAGTATACAGCGGATCACGTGAATCGAATAACGAAgctaatttttcgttctccgagaaggggaggggagggggacggGGTTAGCGAAATTGTAACATTTTCGAAACGCAAATATTCGAGGAGCGAGGTGGTAAGAATATCCGAGCTTCTCCGTTCGCTTCTTCAAGGATATCGGTGAACGTGGAAAGCGAATTTCGACGTTCGCGGTACTTCGTAGAGACGAAATCGTCGCATCGACGTACAAAACTAGATAACGCGGAATATAATTCGACGCAGTTGATGAGATATCGGCGCTCGATCGCGAGATATCGTaacgcgacctccggactcgAAATTCGACCCTTCGGCAACACCCGATTCTTGACATTGTAAGCATTCCCCTACGACACCGAACCAACTCTCGGTAATGACGTTTGCGAGCGCCCACCTTCCACGACGAATAACCTCATTAGTCAACAATTCGCGATACCAAATATTCTCgctaccctcccccccctcgcccgCCAAAGGCTCCACCACCGTTGGATTATATTACGCTAGGGAGGTTTCGTACGACGTAATCGTTCGCtacctacatacgtacacctcTCTACCTTCGAAATATGTAACGCGAACCCCCATATCTCCTGAATCAATTGCCGCGTCTACACGGCTGGCTGTTCTGGTGAGCAAAGGGTAAAGGGAGTCGAAATATCGTCTGCGAGTCGCGCCTTTGATCGTTGAGAAATATCAAACACGGCGAGTTCATGCATATTACATGTATCCGTCCCGAACGACTAGCTTTGATTGCTTTTTGTCACTTTTATTCGTCCTACACTCAGACTTCCGGAGACGGGCGGGCGGGTTCAAAGCGGGTGACGATTTTTCACCTTGTCTCTCGCGTCGTGGAcggggcgaatttttttcatcgacgactCGTCGGCTCACCTGACTTCAACACCGTCGTTatcgttttaattttcggaTCCTCGTAGACGCGAACTTCGAATCCAAGATCGGTAAGAGCCTCCGTCAGATTTCGACAGTCCCTGACAGTTCCGGTTCGCGTTGCCATCTCCTTGAAGTGGACGTGGTTGAAGATCACCGCCACTCCTCGTCGCTCGTGCGTCATGTCGTAAAATTCCGAGTCGCGATCGATTTTGCTCGTTATCACGCcggcggattccgacttcgaCGTGGCGCCGGCCACGCTGTCCGCGCTGTCCCTGCGTGGCAatgcgaaaagaaaatagacgatgagaaaataaagaaaaaagaaaaaaacttgcagATGATGCGGCttgcgggggggagggagggagggagggaaagggTCGGAGGCGACTCGATCTCATCGACGCCTCCTCTCCAACGTGTTATTTCTTCGCGCGTCACGTTGCGATAAATATTACGATCACGGGGATCTCTTTTCCTCGGCTAAGAGGAGGTACCGTCGTACGTACCTAAAATACGCGATAAGGTACGTGGAAACCATCTCGAAAGggggtgataaaaataaaaggtggAAAATAAGGAGGATGAAGGATAGCCGACCCGTTGATCTATCTGTTCGGTAAATGGATTCATGGATTTACCCCGCAAATTACAATCCTCCGCTATCCTCGGGGTAGGTGGGTGGGTATACCGACGTGGGTCGGTACGGATTTTCGAACTATACGTATGTGGTATACCTTTCTTTCCCGCATCACGCGCTCTCTCCTTCGTGTTTGTCGACCGAAAACATGCGGCCTCCAATTTGAACGCAAACGCTATTACATATTCAAAGGATGGGAATTGGAACAATCGAATGCTTCGGCGAGCCCCGTCGACGtattgaaagatgaaaatatccGTTCCCCACCATTTGTTAGACAGTTTGTATTTTTACCGCTATATCTGACTTATGCTTCGATTTTATCCGACCAACCCGACCAGCCGAAATCACACGTCCGTAAAAGCAATAATTTCgtttgtacgtatatcgaaATGAAACGGCCATTTCGCTCGGGGTTCGCGAGTAACGCGATGGACGGAGTCGGAAGTTTTCTCGgagaattagaaaattgaGTAAGACAAGTCGAAAGTAAGACGGTCGGATAAGCCTGGAGTAATCCTCGGTTAAAGTAGAGTCTGCGGCGGCGGTGGATGGTAGATGGTAGACGGTAGATGGTCGGTGGTGGTATTCTCTCGTCTTAATTACTTTGCCAACCGAGCAAACAGACTAggttgtataatatatatacacacaaaacGATCCTCGTTCGGAGAGAGAACAGTCTCGATTCAACCGACAATTACCTTTTGGCTAGAAACATGGGTAGCTGTTATCGTACACCGCGAACATTCGTCGAAAAAGCCATTTCAATTAAGACCTCGGAAAAGAAAAGGTTcgcaaaattgaaatcgacaCTTGGAACCGCTAAATATACACACGACACACGACACTCGTCTCATTTGAATCGGTGCGAAGGATGAGGTGCGTTTTGATACCGACTCGATCGTGCCAAAGTTCATCTCAAACTCTGCGCGAGGACAACTAACCGTTATCTCGGCTCCGTTAAACATTAAATCGTAGGTACACCGGAACCAGGTATATCGCGGAGAACCGCTGGGAAATGCTTGTTCAAGTTTATCCTCCCGACAAGTGTACGCGCCTTAGGTGTGTACGTGCGATACCTGTTTTAATATGCACTCTGCGAAAGGAGTAGGTAAATCTGCCCTGGCCAACGCGTTGATCTACGAGCATCGggttggaaatatttcaaatccgACGTTCACTCTCGAGTCTTGCCGGAGACCGTCGACGGAAGACGCGGTCTaacttttttcctccgtcgGTTTAATCGGATTTCCGAATACCACCGGGACTTTCgaacgttcttttttttttcgttttcttcttcttctcgattAGAAAATAAGGGCGAAATTGCGAGTGTACAGCTTCTTTCTGTTTTAACTGTAACCGGatgatttgcaaaaaaaaaaacaaaaaacaaaatctcgACCCCGTAGGAGTTATGTCGAAAAATGTATACATTCGGAGATTTCCGCAACCGCCCATCTCGTTATCCCTTCGTTCCAGGCTGAAGAGGAACTGAGGAGGGACTAGAGATGAACTGGAGTGGGTTTCTAGAGCCTCGAAGAGTCGAGAGGCAAGAAAGGGAATACGGTCTGAGTGGTGTTGGTTGCCCTAGCTGTTGTCACGGTTCAGTTTTGATAGGGTGTCCTTCACATACACTTTTCGAAGTGGTCGGTATACCTAGGAGGGAAACAAAATCACGCGAAAGACGAAAGGGAACTGACAAGTGTATCTCGCGTAGCGAAAAGTAGAGAACGTACGATAAGGAGAATTTTTATGTATGAGAAGGAAAGGGAGGAAGATGAGAAAGTAAATTAATGTTTCCGTTCAAAGGAAGAAGCGGTAATTTCGTACAAGTACCGTGACATCCTACAAACGAACTATATCGGGGGGGAAAGGTCGTCTTTTCGCACTTTAAAACCCTTTAAGTTTCAAAGGGGCAAGGAATAGAGCGTACAGCCGACGTCTTCGGGTCTCATGGTTATGAAAACTTGACTGGAAAACTTTCGCCATGAATATCGTCGACTAAATTCGATACGGTTGTTAATTGGAGGTTGGCCGATGATCATTTTTGGCTTACAAAATCTTTGGCCTTTGACAATCTTCTAAACATGAATTTTCCGGCATAagatttcatcgtttttttaaCTTCTTCGAAGAGATGTTTTTACGTTTATAGCGTCGaaagagaaaccaaaaaattaatcacccaGAGgtcacgataacgatgggaaGAAGCAATTCatgattggagaattttcgaattacgtcttttttctttatcttcttaTAGGGGAATAGAGTTCGATACTTTAAACATATAATTTCGACGTGAATAATACCTCATCGGTGCGGAATAAAGCGTAGCCAGCAgagtagcgctttgttgtgagacgtaaccttcagggctgagcagaggtgacgccccacaacaaaccgcgcgcccctggctacctgactccagctaagctcgggctcgctggtaaattgaagaattcgaatatttcgacccatgcatagaTTGCGACGactcaaagtgggtctacgactaaaaccaatcgatatgttttataatttttctgctcgtaACAGCGAacaattgatgattactcgatgtattgcatgagtagatgattttggctttcagattttgattcctgagctgattatacgtgagattactctggAAGAACCagaagaaaattcgatttttgagcaaaaaataaattattcttttaattgggtttaatatg
Proteins encoded in this window:
- the LOC105683182 gene encoding caspase-1-like isoform X1, which encodes MSSLNKKSTASSAGNNRPLDTVFPPSVVSSSVNNSRQEIAVDDTDAWLFEKTKKSKDSADSVAGATSKSESAGVITSKIDRDSEFYDMTHERRGVAVIFNHVHFKEMATRTGTVRDCRNLTEALTDLGFEVRVYEDPKIKTITTVLKSVAAEDHTDADCLLVAAMSHGESGLLHSNDELYAVDKLWNYFTGDQCPTLAGKPKLFFIQACRGSRLDQGVRVSHETDSVAASYSIPAYADIMVAYSTYDGFYSWRNPDAGSWFVQAICKELALNGKSRDLLTIMTFVNRRVALDFQSYVPQNDKMHAKKQIPSVVSMLTRLLRFDEKSDRVETPGRKITTI
- the LOC105683182 gene encoding caspase-like isoform X2; this translates as MTHERRGVAVIFNHVHFKEMATRTGTVRDCRNLTEALTDLGFEVRVYEDPKIKTITTVLKSVAAEDHTDADCLLVAAMSHGESGLLHSNDELYAVDKLWNYFTGDQCPTLAGKPKLFFIQACRGSRLDQGVRVSHETDSVAASYSIPAYADIMVAYSTYDGFYSWRNPDAGSWFVQAICKELALNGKSRDLLTIMTFVNRRVALDFQSYVPQNDKMHAKKQIPSVVSMLTRLLRFDEKSDRVETPGRKITTI